The Campylobacter sp. CN_NE2 region ATTTTATCAAGCTCTTTTTTTAATTTGCCTTTGTTGCGATAAATTCCGCTTTGTTTTAGGGCTCTTATTTGTTTTTTATCGTATTTTGTCTCATCGATTAAACGATAAATGTAATAATCTTTCGCCAAAGATTTCGGTTTGTCTTTTAGCTCTTCGTAGCTTAAAATTTCGGCAAAAACGGCACACGGAAGCAACAAAATAATGGCAAATTTAAAAACTATTCGCATACATTAACCTTAAAATCAAATTATCAAGCAACATTAAAATAAAAAGTATTATAAGTGGCGCAAAGTCGAACATTCCGACATTTGTCGGTATGATTTTTCGCACAGAGTTAAAAAGTGGTTCGGTTAAATTGCGAAAAAATCGCACGAATTTGTTGTATGGATTTATCGGCAAAAAGCTGATAATACAAGCGATGAAAATCACCAAAACAGCGATTCTAATAGCCAAATGCAATAAAAATAAAATTATACTCATAACGCAACAATTTCCTTTATATCATCTTTTATATAGCCCCAAAGTTCGCTAAGCTCTGGTCCATGGGCTTCGCCAGTTAAAAGCAATCTTAACGGCATAAAAAAGTTTTTGCCTTTTAAACCGCTTTTTTCCATTAAATTTGCTTTAAATTCGCTAAATTCAGTAGGAATTTGCTCGAATTCTGCGATTTTTTGGCGTAAAATTTCAGCATTTTCGCTAAATTCGCTCCCAATTTCTTTTTTAGAGTAAATTTTTTCGACCTTTGCCTTGATTTCAGGCACCAAGCTACTTTCTTGTGTGTAAAATTTAATCAAATTTGCAAATTTATCGCTCAACCCAAAAAACTCAGCCAAACGAGACGGCGTGGCAAGTTTGATATGTTCTCTATTTATAAAAGATAGTTTGTCAATGTCAAATTTAGCAGGGCTTTTTGAGATATTTTTTATGTCAAACCACTCTGCGGCTTGGCTTAAAGTAAAAATTTCGCACGGCGTTTTATTTCCCAAAGTAAGCAGATAGTTTGCAATGGCTTCCGGTAAATAGCCACTCTCTAAAAGCCATTTAACCGATGAGCTATTTTCCCTTTTGCTCATTTTTTTGCCGTTTTCATTTAAAATAATCGGCAAATGCGCATATTTTATCTCTTTATCATATCCCAGATACTGCCTGATTAAATTTTGTTTTGGCGTGTTTGAGACATGATCCTCTCCACGCACCACGCAACTTACGCCCTCGCACATATCATCGATCGCACAAGCAAAGTTATAAGTAGGCGTTTTATCGGCTCTCATTATGACAAAACTATCGATATTTTCAGGCTCAAAGCTAACTTCACCTTTGATTAAATCTGTAAATTTCATAGTATTCTCAGGTTTTTTAAGGCGGATTACAAAAGGTTTATCGCACTCTAAAACTTCCAAATCGCTCATTTTTTCGCAGGTTCCGTCGTAGCGATATGCTCTATTTTCATTTTTAGCTTTTTCTTTTTTAATTTCAAGTTCATCTTCCGTGCAAAAACAGCAAAACGCCTTTTTTTCAGCTAAAAGTTTTGCCGCAAATTCTCTGTGAAATTTCAAATTTTTACTTTGATAATACAGCGTTTGCCACGAAATTCCAAATTTGCTTAAAATTTCTAAAATTTCTTTATCTTTTCCGTCTATATTTCGTTCATTGTCGGTATCTTCGATACGCAAGATAAATCCGCTTTTATCTTGGAGCGAAAGGACGAAATTTATGATTGCCGCGCGCAGGTTTCCTATGTGCATGTCGCCTGTGGGGCTTGGTGCAAAACGATACATTGTAAAATTCCTAAATAAATTTAAATTTTAAAGGCTGATTATACTTTAAAAATTCTAAGAAAAAGCAAAAACAAAGTTTAAAAGTGCTAATATCGCAAAAATTTATTTAGGAGTAAATTTATGGGTTTTATTAGCGAATTTAAAGAATTTGCTGTTAAGGGAAATGTCATAGATATGGCAGTGGGTGTCGTCATCGGTGGAGCGTTTGGAAAAATCGTAACTTCGCTTGTGGGCGATGTGATTATGCCGGTTGTCGGCGTCATCACAGGCGGCGTAAATTTTAGCGATTTAAAAGTGATTTTAAAAGAAGCAGTCGGCGAAACACCTGCCGTAAGCATAAATTATGGTGCATTTATACAAAATATCATCGATTTTACCATTATCACATTTTGTATTTTTGTGGTGATTAAAGCTATAAATAAACTAAAAAGAGAAAAACCTGCCGAGCCTGAAGCTCCTGCTGAACCTAGCGAAGATATTTTGCTACTTAGAGAAATCAGGGATAGTCTTAAAAAATGAATTTAAAAGAAATTCCATTTTTTGAAAATTTAAGCGACGAAAAGCTTAAACGCCTTGAAGAGATTTCGTTTTTTAAAAGTTATAAAAAAGACGATTTTCTCTTTTTTGAAGGCGAAAAAAGCGAACATTTGTTGATTTTAACGCAAGGTATGGTTAAAATTTATAAAACTTCATCGAAAAACAGAGAAATTTTGCTTCATACGACAAAAGCGATTTCATTTGTCGCAGAACTTACAAATTTCAATGAAATTCCCTATCCTGCGACCTGTTCTTTTATGAGTGAGGGCGAAGTTTTAAAGATAGATTATGCAAAATTTAGATCTGAATTTATGAGCGAAGCAAGTATCTGTTTTGGATTAATACAATCACTAACAGCCAAAATTAGGACACTAGATCAACTAATCGAACGCCAAATCGTGTTAAATGCAGACGAAAGAGTTGTGAATTTTATTATGGAAAATTTTGAATTATTTAAAAATTCAAAACAATCACAAATCGCAAATCTTTTAAATTTAGCGCCCGAAACGCTATCTCGCATGATAAACAAATTCAAAAAAGCGGATTTTTGGTTTTTGATGATAATGGCAAAGTTGTCAAATTTGATGAAACAAAAGTGTGAATTTAGCCGTTTTATGCTAGACTTGCGCTTATGAAAGTTTTATATTTGTTTCCTATTATCGCAACTACGCTGTTTTGGTTTTTGAATTATTATGTTTTTCGCTCGATAACGGCGCGTTTTAGCTCATATAAATTTGGTAAAAAAATCAAATTTTTTACGGCGATTTTTTGCCTAGCATTTTGGATTTTAGAGATGATTTATTTCATCTCTATCGGCACCAGAGCGATGTTGCCAAGCGAATTTTTTTATAAAATTTGCGTTTATGCTATGGCTACTAGCTTTGGCGTGTTTTTGGTTTGTATGATTTATGATATTTTTGAAATCACACTAAAAACGACCAAATTTAACGAAAATAGAAGAAAATTTTTAAAAATCGCCCTTGACATTTCATTTGTGATAATCGCCTTTACTTACCTTTTTAAGGGCTTTTTTAACGCTTTTAGAATTCCAAAAATAAACGAAGTGGAAGTTAAAATCAAAAATTTGCAAGGTGAGTTAAATTTGGCAGTGGTTAGCGACATACATTTGGGCGAATTTTTAAAGCGAGATTTTTTGCAAGTCATTGTAGATCAAATAAACTCTGTCTCGCATGATGCCGTAGCCATCGTGGGCGATATGTTTGATATAAAAGCCGAAGAAATCGGCGATATGCTAGAACCCTTAAAGCAGATTTCAAAGCCGATTTTTTTCGTAACGGGAAATCACGAGTATTACCGCGGTGCAGAAAATTTGATAAAACTTTTGCAAAATAACGGCGTGAGAGTTTTGCAAAATGAAAGCATAGAGCTTGGGGGCATAAATTTAATCGGAGTGCATGATAGAAGTGGCGAAAAATTCAACTTTTTAGCACCGAATTTAAAAAAAGCACTAATCGGCGCAAATCCGCAAAAACCAAAGATTTTATTAGCTCATCAGCCAAAATTTATTAACGAAAATGTAAAAGATGAAGTTGATTTGTGCGTTTGCGGGCATACTCACGCAGGGCAAATTTTCCCGTTTTCGCTTTTAGTGATGATAGATCAAAAATATCTGCACGGACTTTATAACGACGGCGTTAAGCAAATTTATGTTAGTAGCGGTGCGGGTTTTTGGGGGCCTCCGATGAGATTTTTAGCTCCAAATGAAATCGCACTTTTAAAATTAAGAAAGGCTTAAAATGGATAAATTTATATCACGGATTTTTGGCGTAATTGCAAATTTTGAATTTCCAAAATTTTTGCAAATTTTCATAAATAAAAAATATGTTTCGCATTTTAATATTGATATGAGCGAATTTGCCGATATTAGCGAATTTAAAAGCCTTAATGCACTTTTTACAAGAAGGCTTTTAAAAGAGAGAAAATTTGATACTTCGGCTGAGAGTTTTATCAGCCCAAGCGACGGCGTGATTTTTGAAAACGGCGTAAGTAGCGATTTAAAGGCGATTTGCGTTAAGGGGCATTTTTATGATTTGGGCGAACTTTTGGACGAGAGTTTAAAAGAAAGCGAAAAAAATGCAAATTTGGCTTACGCAAATATCTATCTTAGCCCAAAAGACTACCACCACTATCACGCTCCGTGCGATATTTTTATCGAAGAAGCACTTTATATACCAGCCAAACTTTATAGTGTGGCAAAAAAATATCTTATAAAAATTCCAAATCTTTATGCGTTAAATGAGCGAGTGATTTTGCGTTGTAAGATGCCAAACGGCGGGAAGCTGTGGCTTGTTTTTGTGGGGGCTTTAAATGTCGGGAAAATGAAGTTTGAATTTGATGAAAAAATTCAGACAAATGCCAAAAATTTACAAAAAACGCTTTATAAATATGAAAATTTGCAGATTAAAAAAGGCGAAAGGCTCGGAAATTTCGAGCTTGGTTCGACGGTTGTGGTGGTTAGTGAGAGTGAATTTTTAGAGTTTAAACTACAAAGCAACGAAAATGTAAAATTTTCGCAAACCATAGCAAAACTTAAATTAAATTAATATTAATTTTATAACTTTTTTAGTAAAATAGATAGACTTTAAATCAAAGGATTTAGTATGAAAAAGTTTAGTTCAGCTTTTACGATGATTGAACTTGTGTTCGTTATCGTTGTTTTGGGTATTTTAGCAGGTATTGCAGTGCCTAAGTTAGCAGCTACTAGGGACGATGCGACTATCGCTAAAATGAGAGGTGATGTCGCTGCTATAAGAAGTGGTCTTTCACTAAGAAGATCTGAAAATTTAATGCGAGGTAATACGGTTTGGCCTGATATAAACAATACTGTTGCTATGTTTGGTAATATTTTACAGCAACCGCTATATGCAGGAAACGATAGAAATGGTTGGCAAATCGACGGAGATGATAATTTGA contains the following coding sequences:
- a CDS encoding YggT family protein, which encodes MSIILFLLHLAIRIAVLVIFIACIISFLPINPYNKFVRFFRNLTEPLFNSVRKIIPTNVGMFDFAPLIILFILMLLDNLILRLMYANSF
- the gltX gene encoding glutamate--tRNA ligase, with the translated sequence MYRFAPSPTGDMHIGNLRAAIINFVLSLQDKSGFILRIEDTDNERNIDGKDKEILEILSKFGISWQTLYYQSKNLKFHREFAAKLLAEKKAFCCFCTEDELEIKKEKAKNENRAYRYDGTCEKMSDLEVLECDKPFVIRLKKPENTMKFTDLIKGEVSFEPENIDSFVIMRADKTPTYNFACAIDDMCEGVSCVVRGEDHVSNTPKQNLIRQYLGYDKEIKYAHLPIILNENGKKMSKRENSSSVKWLLESGYLPEAIANYLLTLGNKTPCEIFTLSQAAEWFDIKNISKSPAKFDIDKLSFINREHIKLATPSRLAEFFGLSDKFANLIKFYTQESSLVPEIKAKVEKIYSKKEIGSEFSENAEILRQKIAEFEQIPTEFSEFKANLMEKSGLKGKNFFMPLRLLLTGEAHGPELSELWGYIKDDIKEIVAL
- the mscL gene encoding large-conductance mechanosensitive channel protein MscL, giving the protein MGFISEFKEFAVKGNVIDMAVGVVIGGAFGKIVTSLVGDVIMPVVGVITGGVNFSDLKVILKEAVGETPAVSINYGAFIQNIIDFTIITFCIFVVIKAINKLKREKPAEPEAPAEPSEDILLLREIRDSLKK
- a CDS encoding Crp/Fnr family transcriptional regulator yields the protein MNLKEIPFFENLSDEKLKRLEEISFFKSYKKDDFLFFEGEKSEHLLILTQGMVKIYKTSSKNREILLHTTKAISFVAELTNFNEIPYPATCSFMSEGEVLKIDYAKFRSEFMSEASICFGLIQSLTAKIRTLDQLIERQIVLNADERVVNFIMENFELFKNSKQSQIANLLNLAPETLSRMINKFKKADFWFLMIMAKLSNLMKQKCEFSRFMLDLRL
- a CDS encoding metallophosphoesterase, whose amino-acid sequence is MKVLYLFPIIATTLFWFLNYYVFRSITARFSSYKFGKKIKFFTAIFCLAFWILEMIYFISIGTRAMLPSEFFYKICVYAMATSFGVFLVCMIYDIFEITLKTTKFNENRRKFLKIALDISFVIIAFTYLFKGFFNAFRIPKINEVEVKIKNLQGELNLAVVSDIHLGEFLKRDFLQVIVDQINSVSHDAVAIVGDMFDIKAEEIGDMLEPLKQISKPIFFVTGNHEYYRGAENLIKLLQNNGVRVLQNESIELGGINLIGVHDRSGEKFNFLAPNLKKALIGANPQKPKILLAHQPKFINENVKDEVDLCVCGHTHAGQIFPFSLLVMIDQKYLHGLYNDGVKQIYVSSGAGFWGPPMRFLAPNEIALLKLRKA
- a CDS encoding phosphatidylserine decarboxylase gives rise to the protein MDKFISRIFGVIANFEFPKFLQIFINKKYVSHFNIDMSEFADISEFKSLNALFTRRLLKERKFDTSAESFISPSDGVIFENGVSSDLKAICVKGHFYDLGELLDESLKESEKNANLAYANIYLSPKDYHHYHAPCDIFIEEALYIPAKLYSVAKKYLIKIPNLYALNERVILRCKMPNGGKLWLVFVGALNVGKMKFEFDEKIQTNAKNLQKTLYKYENLQIKKGERLGNFELGSTVVVVSESEFLEFKLQSNENVKFSQTIAKLKLN
- a CDS encoding type II secretion system protein, encoding MKKFSSAFTMIELVFVIVVLGILAGIAVPKLAATRDDATIAKMRGDVAAIRSGLSLRRSENLMRGNTVWPDINNTVAMFGNILQQPLYAGNDRNGWQIDGDDNLKYKACVASKCTTFTYYRVASADGRHPAGSFDCDHSDAVCRQLAE